TAGAACCCTAATGTAAATGAGAGATTAATAGAATGTAAATATGGATTAACACTTATGTAAAGATGCTTTTTTTGCTTCCCCTAAAATTTTTATGTAAAATTCATACAAAGACGATAGTCGAAGGAGAGATTTCAATGAAAGTATTGGCTTTGCTGGGCAGTACCAGAGAAAACGGGAACTCGGAGTATTTGGCAAATAAGATTGTGGAAGGGACTGATCACACCCTGGTAAAATTAGCAGACCTGCATATCGAACCGATTGTGGATAAGAGGCACGCGGAAGGCGGCTTTACAATGGTCGATGACGACTATGAACAAGTAGTGAGGCACATGCTGTCACATGATATTTTCATATTCGCAACCCCTTTATACTGGTATGGCATGAGCGGTCCCATGAAAGATTTCTTTGATCGCTGGTCACAGTACCTAAGGGATGAACGCTTTAATCTGAAAGAAGAGCTGGCAAGGAAGAAAGCCTATGTTGTTATTACAGGCGGCGCCAGCGCGAAAGTAAAAGGACTTCCTCTTGTTCAGCAATTTCAATACATTTTTGATTTTGTCGGGATGGAATTTGCTGACTATATCATCGGGAGCGGGGTAAAGCCGGGAGAAGTGAAAGAAGATTCTTTAGCATTAGCGATGGCCGAACAATGGAATAAGTTATTTTCATAATAAAAAGGCGGACTCAAGGGTCCGCCTTCTTATATATTATGATTCCTGTCTCACTCTGGATTCTTTTTTCAGCTGGTTTTCGCCCTCAGGATCTAAGTATAGTTTCCTGCTTGGCATAGCAACATAAACACGCTCATTTTCAAGAATGTCCATGATCTCAAAATTGATTTCTTCCTTAATTTTCAGGAATTCGCCCCAATTTGTCGTTTTGGTGAAGAAATAAAGGAATATATCGAGCCCATTTTCTTTGTAGTCGTCAAAGGTAACAAGAATGGTTTCCGGATGAATATCCGGATGATTTTTTAAAAGATACTCGATCTGCCCGACGACATTAGCCATTTGATCTTTAGTTGTATCATGGGTAACACGCAGTCTAAAGCTGATCTGTCTTTTTCCCATCTTGCTCCAGTTGGTAATGGATTCATTTGCTAAAGTTGCATTAGGAACAGTAACAAGCGCCTGGGAGAAGGTTCTAACCCTGGTGCTTCGAAAAGAAATGTCTTCAACGGTTCCCTCTACACTTGGTGTCATAATCCACTCACCGATTGTGAACGGCTTTTCAGTAATAATGACGAAGCCGCCTAACAAATTGCCAAGTACGTCCTTAGCAGCAAAAGCAATGGCAACTCCGCCTAACCCGAGTCCTGCCACAAAACCATTCACATCATAGTTAAATTCTTGAGCAACAATGCTGATACTAATAGCCACAATCACGAATCTCAATGCCTTAGAAATGAATGGAATGAGAATATCATCAATTTCCAGATTGTACTTAACCTTTAGGCTTGTGAAAAGGGCTGAAGATGCCGATGCCATATTGTACAAGCCCCATGTGAGCATGATGATGACAGATGCTCTAATAATATCCAGGAACAGTGAATTATGCTGATTCAGATAAGGAAAATAACCAACAGAAAAATAGATTCCTATAATAATGAATAAACACTGAATCGGCTTTTGAAATGAAACAAATACGTGTGAGAAAAAGTCATTTGGGGCTTTTCTGCTAAGCCTTAATAATAGTGTAAATACATATTTGGCAAAAAGCTTCCGGAAAAAGAGAAACAGCAGGAAAATTCCAATTGATATTCCCAAGTCCACTAATATATCTTCTTTCATGTAAGTTTCCCAGAACATATGAATAACCTCCTTGATGCTATTTGTTATCATAACATAATTCTGTAAGACAGGTTATCATACGAAATTCCCTAAAAAACGCATTGGAAAAACCTTTCTTCATCTGAGGAGCACTCCCATTTCAATACCCAGAAAAGCCAAAAGAACACCGCCGCCATAGCTCAATACATTATAAAGAATGAGCTCTTTTTTCCTTTTATCTATGTGAAGCTGTATCGCTTCCAGCTTAAATGTAGAAAAAGTAGTGAAAGCCCCCATAAATCCTGTGCCGAGCAGCATAAAAAGTCCGCCCTTTATTCCTGAACCCACCATGATTCCGAGAAGCAGTGAACCAAATAAGTTAATAATAAGCGTGGC
This DNA window, taken from Cytobacillus sp. FSL H8-0458, encodes the following:
- a CDS encoding flavodoxin family protein, with protein sequence MKVLALLGSTRENGNSEYLANKIVEGTDHTLVKLADLHIEPIVDKRHAEGGFTMVDDDYEQVVRHMLSHDIFIFATPLYWYGMSGPMKDFFDRWSQYLRDERFNLKEELARKKAYVVITGGASAKVKGLPLVQQFQYIFDFVGMEFADYIIGSGVKPGEVKEDSLALAMAEQWNKLFS
- the crcB gene encoding fluoride efflux transporter CrcB, with protein sequence MSTLYVLMVGIGGFFGAISRLWVSQFISKRFVSGFPAATLIINLFGSLLLGIMVGSGIKGGLFMLLGTGFMGAFTTFSTFKLEAIQLHIDKRKKELILYNVLSYGGGVLLAFLGIEMGVLLR
- a CDS encoding mechanosensitive ion channel family protein, with product MFWETYMKEDILVDLGISIGIFLLFLFFRKLFAKYVFTLLLRLSRKAPNDFFSHVFVSFQKPIQCLFIIIGIYFSVGYFPYLNQHNSLFLDIIRASVIIMLTWGLYNMASASSALFTSLKVKYNLEIDDILIPFISKALRFVIVAISISIVAQEFNYDVNGFVAGLGLGGVAIAFAAKDVLGNLLGGFVIITEKPFTIGEWIMTPSVEGTVEDISFRSTRVRTFSQALVTVPNATLANESITNWSKMGKRQISFRLRVTHDTTKDQMANVVGQIEYLLKNHPDIHPETILVTFDDYKENGLDIFLYFFTKTTNWGEFLKIKEEINFEIMDILENERVYVAMPSRKLYLDPEGENQLKKESRVRQES